GCCGAGCCCACGGCCGCTGCGAACGCGTCCGGCTCGGGCGACGTCGTGCGCGAGCACGTCCTGCCCCAGCCGAGCTTCATGACCGCTCCCGAGCTCGTCGCCGACGCCGACATCTCCGAGACGATCGACTGCGACGTTGTCGTCGTAGGCGCCGGCCCCGCCGGTGTTGCCGCGGCCCTGGCCGCCGCCCAGGAGGGTGCGAAGGTCTGCCTGCTCGAGAAGGGCAGCACAGCTACGTTCAACGGCGGTGACGTGGGCGCGTTCGAGAGCCAGTTCACCGACCGCTTCGAGTACAGCCACGACGCCGAGGGCATCATGCACGAGCTGATGCACAACGCGCAGACGAAGGTCAACCAGGACCTCTACACGACGTGGCTGCGCCACTCCGGTGCCACGTTCGACTGGGCGTGCGACTGCTTCGAAGATCTCTACATCCTGGAGGCCACAGCCACGCCGACGCCCAACGGCGCCTACGCCTGGATCCAGCCCGAGCGCTACCCGCTGCCCGCCCCCCACGAGCCCCGCGACGCCTACTACGGCACGTGGCAGACGACGTATCGCCTCGGCGGCGCGCAGAGCTTCACGTACTGTGGCGAGGCCATGGTCAAGGCCGCAGAAGCGACGGGCAACTGCACGACGTACTACCAGACGGCCGGCTATCAGCTCGTGCGCGGTGACGATCAGAAGTCCGGCCGTGTGAGCGCGCTCATCGCCAAGACGTACGAGGGCGCCTACCTCAAGTTCAACGCCGCCAAGGGCGTCATCCTGTGCACGGGCGACTACACGGGCGACAACGAGATGTTCGAGTACTACATGCCGTGGTACTACTACCTGCCCGTCATGTACTCGGCGACTGATCCCGACGGAAACGCGGCCAACACGGGCGACGGCGACAAGATGGCGCTGTGGGTCGGCGCACGCATGGAGGGCGGCCCGCACGCCGGCATGGCGCACACGATGGGCGGCCCGCTGGGCTGCGCGCCGATGCTGATGCTCAACCTGCAGGGCAAGCGTTTCATGAACGAGGACATCCCTGGCCAGGAGATCCAGGACCAGATGGCCGTCAACAACGAGGACCACGTGTGGCAGTTCTTCGACGCCAAGTGGAACGAGGAGGTCGGCCTCATGGGTGCCGGCCACGGACAGGTCATCTACGAGCTGCAGGACAGCGACAACCAGCGCCTGTCGTCCAACGACGGCTTCGGCTCGCAGGCCCAAATCGACCAGGCCATTGAGGCAGGCACGACCGTGACGGCCGACACGCTCGAGGACCTCATCGCCGCGACGGACATCGAGGACAAGGAGGCGGCGCTCGCCTCCATCCAGCGCTACAACGAGCTCGCCTCCGCCGGCGAGGACACGGACTACTACAAGGCCGCCAACTGCCTGTACGCGCTGGAGAACCCGCCGTTCTACGCGTGCAAGTTCAACAACGCCGGCCCGCTGCTCGTGTCGTCGTCCGGCATCATGACCGACGTGTACGGCCGCGTCATCGATGACAACAACCAGGTCATCGAGGGCCTGTACGCCGCCGGCAACAACCAGGGCGGTCGCTTCGCCGGCGGCTATCCCACGACGGTCCCGGGTATCTCCCGCTCGTTCGCCCTGGTGTACGGCCGCATCGAGGGCATGATCGCCGCCCACGACGGAGACGTCTCGCTGCTCGACAACTCCAAGGTCGAGACGTACGAGATGAAGAACCCCGTCACGGACTGGACGGCCGAGGACGCCGCCAACCAGCCACCCGCCGAGGAGCCCGCGGGCATGCCCGGCGCCCCCGGTGAGGGCGGTGCCGCAGCCGCCGACGTGAGCGCCATCGCCGATGGCACGTATGAGGGCAGCGCCAAGGGCATCGGCGGCGACGTGCCCGTGAGCGTCACCGTATCCGGCGGCAAGATCACCGAGGTCGTCGTCGGCGAGAACTCCGAGACGGCTGGCATCGGCACGAAGGCCATCGAGCAGCTGCCCGCGGCCATCGTCGAAGCCAACGGCGTCGATGGCGTGAGCACGGTCTCCGGTGCAACCGTCACGTCGAAGGCCATCCTCGAAGCCGTGACAGCGGCACTCGCCTCCGCATAACCCGCACCTCGCCCCGGTGTCCCAGCGGCACCGGGGCTTTTTTGTACAGTGCGCGAGGATGTCGCTCCACCGGGGCGCCTCGGCGCACTCGGATGCACAAGAACCCGCTCGAGTGTAGGGTTCTTGGGGGCGTGCCGCACAAAACAAGCGTCGAGTGCAGGTTTCTTCGCCGAGAGAGGCGACCCCAAAGCCTAGCGCTTCGAGATGCGCGCACAAAACCGCAGGTCGTAAGTGACCGACGTTGGCCGATAGGTCCTGAGCGGTCCCTCTCCTTTTCAAGAAGCGTGCACTCAACGGTCAAAACGAACAGTCCGGTCCGAAGAACCCTGCACTCGAGGCAGTTTTGGAGTGGCGGAGACGCGAGGGGCTGGCGGACGGCGCGTCAGGAGCGCACGCGCCAGCGACTGAGGCAGGCGCACACCTCTTGGAAGCGTGGCATGGCCAGGCCGCACGCCGGCTCGTGCGGGCACAGAGCCACTAGCCCGCCGTCGGCCACCTCGTCGGAGAGACGCTCTGCAAGCTCGCGAATCGGCAGGTCATCCAGCCAGCCGCGCTCGACGCACAGGCGCATCATGTGCGCAAGTGCAGCCGTCTGTTCGGCGTCGACGAGCTGCTCGACGAGGCGCAGGTCCGCCGAGCCCTCCCCCACCTGCAGCGCGTCGCGACCAGAGCGCACTTTCACGCGGTCAGAGCGACCCCCGCGGGCGCCACGGCCGTGGGGACGTGTCGCGCCGCTGCGAGCGTCGACGGCCTCGGCATCAGCCTCCTGACTCGTCAGGGGTTCACGAACGCTGGCTGAGGAACCGCCAGCTCGCACACTCCTCAGCCAGCGTTCGCGCGGGGGCCAGCCAAAGAAGGGCGTGGTAGCAGGCCGCGCTTCCCTAGGCTCAACGGCAGCTGAACCATCATGGCCGACCTCGCGCACTCCGGAAGCCAGCTCGATACCTCGCGCGCCTAACGTCTCGCGCACGCGGGCGGTGATGTCGTGCGCCTCGTAGGCGTCCATCTGGATGACAGTGTCCGCCACAGGGAAGAATGCCCCCGAGCTACCGGCCACGATGACCGACGAGACGCCCGCCACCTCGTACAGCTCGCGCACGCGGGACACGAACGGCGTGATGGGCTCGCGATCCGGGCTCACGACAGCTGCCATGAGGTCGTCGCGCACCATGAAGTTCGTCGCCGACGTATCCTCGTCGAAGAGCAGTAGGCGACTCCCCGCCTCGACGGCCTCGACCGTCCCGGCAGCCTGCGACGTGCTACCACTCGCGTCCTGCGTGGAGAATCGCCGTGTGTCGCGCCCGTCAGGCAGGCCATCGATGAACGCCGAGATGTCAACGCTGTGCACGCAGCGTCCGTCCTCGGCGCGCAGCTTCACGGCCGAGGCGTCCGTGATGACGAGCTCGCGCCCATCACCAGCGACGTGGTCGTACACGCCGGCCTCGATGGCGCGCAGCAGCGTCGACTTGCCGTGGTAGCCACCGCCCACGACGAGCGTCACGCCCCGACGTATGCCCATACCGCTCGTGGGGCCGCGATGGGGCAGGTCGAGCGTCACGCGCAGCTCATCGGGCGAGCGGAACGGCAGGGCGCCGCGCAGGGGCGCGCTCGACACGCCGCTCGCCCGCGGCAGGATTGCGCCGTCGGCCACGAAGCACACGAGGCCCCGGCGCTCGAGCTCCCCACGCACGAAGCGCTGGTCGTCGGCGAGGTCCGCCACGTCGCGAGCCGCCCGCCCTGCCTCGCGGTCGCAGCGCAGTGCACCGTCGACGCAGCGCGGCACGAAGTCGCAGAGCACACGGCCAAGCTCCTTGGCGTCAATCGTGCGGCCACGCGCGGGGAAGCCCACGGAGAAGCGCAGCGTAATGCCACGCTCGTCGCATGTGCAGGCCGAGCGCTCGAGAACCTCGGGGCCGGGACGGCTCGTCGCGATGAGGCCGCTCTTGCCCGAACCCTGGGCACGGAAGCTCCAACGGGCAGACTGCCGGGCGAAGCGGCGCACAAGAAAGTCCTCGAACGCGACACGACGATGGGGCGCATCGAACAGCGCCCGTGGAAAGCCCGCCTGGCGATGCGTCAGGCACACGCTCACCGACGAGGGCGCCGCAAACGGATCACCCTGCACGTGATCGATGGACAGCACGTAGTCGCCGAAGTCGTAGGCCCCGCGCAGGCCCTTATAGGCCGGGTAGCCCCGTCCGTCGATAGCCGCCAGCTGTCGACGGAGATCCTGCGCGCTTCGCATGCCCATGGGATTCGCTGTCCCTTCTCGAATCGCGAGTTCAAGCCGCCAGGCGAGCCCGCTCGCTCGCAACCGCAATCGAGCGTCCTGACCGAGAGGCACGGTCAAAGTGCCCGTGCTCGTCCCGGATGAGAGGAGAGGCGTCTCTCCAGCTACTTTCCGCCCACCCCGCGACTGCCTTGGCGATATCCCACCTCTATGATTGCCAATCGTAGGCGTCTTCATATTCTATAGTGCCAAAGCATAAGCAAGCGGAATCGTCACTAAGCATATGCGTGCCTGCCATGGACCATAATTCAGTGAATCCATAGCCCATGTCGCGTAAATCAGGCATGTCCTGTCTGGCTGGCCCCGATTTTCGGTTGTGCGAGATCTTGCAAAATGAGGCGCCAGAATTGTCCCCGATTTCCGTTCCTGCGAGGTTTGCGCGGACCTGCAGCTCACCAAATCATGTCGTGTCCGAGAAAACCGCAGGTAGAAAGGCTGTGGACATATCGCCAGCCCCTCTTCACGCGAGAAAAGCCTGCGCAAACCTCGCACAGCCGCGAATCGCGCCCATTTTTGGCAGCAACTTTTGCAAGACCTTGCACTACCGCAGGATTTGACCAGAGCCCAGACCCCGACGCCAGCCGCCTGTGTGAATGCGCGGCTTTCTCCGCGCTTTCTACCTCCCAGACAGGGCTGCTACGAGGGGTATTCGGTGCACAACGATACAATGGGGCCAGCACACCTCCAACCACACCCGGCGGCAGCAGGCAGCCCAAAAGCCCCGCGCACCCGCCCCAAGAAAGGCAGGCCCTACCCATGCTGTTCTCCCACATCGGTATCCTCGACGAGCACTTCGACTACCAGCCCGACATGTTCGTCGGCACGCAAGGCGCCTCCATCGCCTACGTCGGCGCCGAGGAACCCTCTCCCGGGCTCGCTGCAGCATTTGGCGAGCGCTACGACGGCCGCGGCAAGCTGCTCATGCCGGCGTTCGTGAACGCCCACGCCCACGCGCCGATGGTCCTGCTGCGCGGCTATGCCGAGAACCTGCGCCTGCAGCAGTGGCTCAACGACGCCGTGTTCCCGTTCGAAGACCACCTCACCGACGACGACGTGCACGCAGGCACGCTCGTGGCCATCGCGGAGATGGCGCGCTTCGGCTGCGTCAGCTGCTCGGACATGTACTTCTGCGACGACGCCCGCTGCGAGGCCGTGCGCGCGTCCGGCGCCAAGTGCAACGTCTCGCGCGGCGTGACCGCGTTCGGCGAGGAGGACTTCTCCCAGACGAACGACGCCAAGGCCTACGAGACGCTGTGGAACTGGAACGGTGCGGCCGGCGGGCGCATCAAGGTTGACATGTGTCTGCACGCCGAGTACACGAACAACGAGCACACGTATCGTCAGGTCGCCGACGCCGCCCGCGAGCACGGTGCCATCGTGCACGTCCATGTCTCCGAGACGCGCGCCGAACACGAGGAATGCCAGCAGCGCCACCACGGCCTGACGCCGACGGGCCTGCTGCTCGAGACCGGCGTGCTCGACAGCCCCGTGCTCGCGGCCCACTGCGTGTGGTGCACGCCGGACGACCTAGACATCCTGGCCGCTCACGGCACAAGCATCGCGTGCAACCCCGCGAGCAACATGAAGCTCGCCAGTGGCTTCGCCCCCGTGGGAGCCATGCTGGAGCGCGGCATAAACGTCGCCATCGGCACGGATGGCGTCGCGAGCAACAACGCCCACGACATGCTGCGCGACACATACCTGTTCGCGACGATCTACAAGGGGGCCGCGCTCGACCCCACGCTCGTGACGCCGCCCCAGGCGCTGTTCGCCGCGACGCGCGCCGGGGCGCTGGCCCAGGGCCGCGAGGACTGTGGCCTCGTGCGCGAGGGCATGCGCGCCGACCTCACGGTGCTCGACGTCGACACGCCGTGGATGTGTCCGGCAACGGACATGGCAGCCAACGTCGTGTATTCGGCGAGCGGATCGGACGTCGTGCTGACGATGTGCGACGGACGCGTGCTCTACCGCGACGGAGCCTGGCCGACCATCGACGTCGAGGCCGCCATGGCAAAGACGAGGGCCGCCACACAGCGCATCCGCACCGCCCTGGGACGGTAGGAAGCGTCCCCACCGTCGCCCGCGTGGCGTCGGCATCTGGCTGAAAGGAGTCGCTCATGTCGTTCGCAGATATGCCCTTTGAGCCCGGCGAGGACGAGCTTGCCGGCAAGCCCATGGGCCACGCCGGGGCAAGCGGCGTCGCAAGCGCCTGGCGCTCTGTGGGGCGCACGGCGTTTCCACTGCGCTCGC
This genomic window from Coriobacteriia bacterium contains:
- a CDS encoding amidohydrolase, whose product is MLFSHIGILDEHFDYQPDMFVGTQGASIAYVGAEEPSPGLAAAFGERYDGRGKLLMPAFVNAHAHAPMVLLRGYAENLRLQQWLNDAVFPFEDHLTDDDVHAGTLVAIAEMARFGCVSCSDMYFCDDARCEAVRASGAKCNVSRGVTAFGEEDFSQTNDAKAYETLWNWNGAAGGRIKVDMCLHAEYTNNEHTYRQVADAAREHGAIVHVHVSETRAEHEECQQRHHGLTPTGLLLETGVLDSPVLAAHCVWCTPDDLDILAAHGTSIACNPASNMKLASGFAPVGAMLERGINVAIGTDGVASNNAHDMLRDTYLFATIYKGAALDPTLVTPPQALFAATRAGALAQGREDCGLVREGMRADLTVLDVDTPWMCPATDMAANVVYSASGSDVVLTMCDGRVLYRDGAWPTIDVEAAMAKTRAATQRIRTALGR
- a CDS encoding FAD-dependent oxidoreductase, which gives rise to MSDMTRRYFLRSAALGVSGVAFSAAAATALAEEGAKAAANAAAEAPAPSAEPTAAANASGSGDVVREHVLPQPSFMTAPELVADADISETIDCDVVVVGAGPAGVAAALAAAQEGAKVCLLEKGSTATFNGGDVGAFESQFTDRFEYSHDAEGIMHELMHNAQTKVNQDLYTTWLRHSGATFDWACDCFEDLYILEATATPTPNGAYAWIQPERYPLPAPHEPRDAYYGTWQTTYRLGGAQSFTYCGEAMVKAAEATGNCTTYYQTAGYQLVRGDDQKSGRVSALIAKTYEGAYLKFNAAKGVILCTGDYTGDNEMFEYYMPWYYYLPVMYSATDPDGNAANTGDGDKMALWVGARMEGGPHAGMAHTMGGPLGCAPMLMLNLQGKRFMNEDIPGQEIQDQMAVNNEDHVWQFFDAKWNEEVGLMGAGHGQVIYELQDSDNQRLSSNDGFGSQAQIDQAIEAGTTVTADTLEDLIAATDIEDKEAALASIQRYNELASAGEDTDYYKAANCLYALENPPFYACKFNNAGPLLVSSSGIMTDVYGRVIDDNNQVIEGLYAAGNNQGGRFAGGYPTTVPGISRSFALVYGRIEGMIAAHDGDVSLLDNSKVETYEMKNPVTDWTAEDAANQPPAEEPAGMPGAPGEGGAAAADVSAIADGTYEGSAKGIGGDVPVSVTVSGGKITEVVVGENSETAGIGTKAIEQLPAAIVEANGVDGVSTVSGATVTSKAILEAVTAALASA
- a CDS encoding ABC-ATPase domain-containing protein, with amino-acid sequence MRSAQDLRRQLAAIDGRGYPAYKGLRGAYDFGDYVLSIDHVQGDPFAAPSSVSVCLTHRQAGFPRALFDAPHRRVAFEDFLVRRFARQSARWSFRAQGSGKSGLIATSRPGPEVLERSACTCDERGITLRFSVGFPARGRTIDAKELGRVLCDFVPRCVDGALRCDREAGRAARDVADLADDQRFVRGELERRGLVCFVADGAILPRASGVSSAPLRGALPFRSPDELRVTLDLPHRGPTSGMGIRRGVTLVVGGGYHGKSTLLRAIEAGVYDHVAGDGRELVITDASAVKLRAEDGRCVHSVDISAFIDGLPDGRDTRRFSTQDASGSTSQAAGTVEAVEAGSRLLLFDEDTSATNFMVRDDLMAAVVSPDREPITPFVSRVRELYEVAGVSSVIVAGSSGAFFPVADTVIQMDAYEAHDITARVRETLGARGIELASGVREVGHDGSAAVEPREARPATTPFFGWPPRERWLRSVRAGGSSASVREPLTSQEADAEAVDARSGATRPHGRGARGGRSDRVKVRSGRDALQVGEGSADLRLVEQLVDAEQTAALAHMMRLCVERGWLDDLPIRELAERLSDEVADGGLVALCPHEPACGLAMPRFQEVCACLSRWRVRS